In Pseudodesulfovibrio hydrargyri, a single window of DNA contains:
- a CDS encoding putative nucleotidyltransferase substrate binding domain-containing protein encodes MELNGERPVNGIGGVPDGLLDELRVMAREGKLAGIRRIRLDLVQEWLDQGASAERACKRLTRFNRDVVVAVLEAHAAQYPWLAQCTFMEFGSGGREEMVPGSDQDNGLLIPVRVDEDEVDDCTQSIVIALDGAGLSLCDGGVMVSNAEWRGDFDAWLARLTGWLSNPAEKGPWQSGLILDFRAVYGAGDEVRRLRERLWEYVRTKPIALSLLVRELTDYRLPLTLFGAFVTEREGVWHGFLNIKSSVLAHLTNSARILALKHGVRPHNTCERVRALGEAGHIAKHHVRSLLDGWEYLQRKRLDIGLECDRIGLPPHNYVNPAALDRGERLRLKAAIQAVEKLVRLVQAGSGL; translated from the coding sequence ATGGAATTGAATGGCGAGCGGCCCGTGAACGGTATTGGAGGCGTCCCGGACGGCCTTTTGGACGAATTGCGGGTCATGGCCCGCGAGGGCAAGCTGGCGGGCATCCGCCGCATCCGGCTCGACCTGGTCCAGGAGTGGCTTGACCAGGGGGCGTCGGCCGAGCGGGCGTGCAAGCGGCTGACCCGGTTCAACCGCGACGTGGTCGTGGCCGTGCTCGAGGCCCATGCCGCCCAGTATCCATGGCTGGCGCAGTGCACCTTCATGGAGTTCGGTTCCGGCGGGCGGGAGGAGATGGTCCCGGGTTCGGACCAGGACAACGGGCTGCTCATCCCGGTCAGGGTGGACGAGGACGAAGTGGACGACTGCACCCAATCCATCGTCATCGCCCTGGATGGCGCGGGGCTCTCCCTGTGCGACGGCGGGGTCATGGTCAGCAACGCGGAGTGGCGGGGGGATTTCGACGCCTGGCTCGCCCGGCTGACCGGCTGGCTGTCCAACCCGGCGGAAAAGGGGCCGTGGCAGTCCGGGCTGATCCTGGATTTCCGGGCCGTGTACGGTGCCGGGGACGAGGTCAGGCGTCTGCGCGAGCGGCTGTGGGAGTACGTGCGCACCAAGCCCATCGCCCTGTCCCTGCTGGTCCGGGAACTGACCGACTACCGGCTGCCCCTGACCTTGTTCGGGGCGTTCGTCACCGAGCGCGAGGGGGTGTGGCACGGCTTTTTGAACATCAAGTCGTCGGTCCTGGCCCATCTGACCAACAGCGCGCGCATCCTGGCCCTCAAGCACGGGGTGCGGCCGCACAACACCTGTGAGCGGGTCCGCGCCCTGGGCGAGGCCGGGCACATCGCCAAACATCACGTCCGCTCCCTGCTCGACGGCTGGGAATACCTGCAGCGCAAACGGCTCGACATCGGCCTGGAATGCGACCGCATCGGTCTGCCGCCGCACAACTACGTCAACCCGGCGGCTCTGGACCGGGGCGAGCGGCTCCGGCTCAAGGCGGCCATCCAGGCGGTGGAGAAGCTGGTCCGGCTGGTCCAGGCCGGTTCCGGTCTGTGA
- a CDS encoding TIGR03960 family B12-binding radical SAM protein — MKELLPILPRPSRYIGSEWGAVFKDPSTVTVRCALAFPDMYEVGMSYLGQKILSEALNAQPNFWAERVFTPDEEAGAILREHDAPLATLESDTPLKDMDVVGFSLTHELCYTNILYMLDLAGIPLRSADRKEPCPLIVAGGGAAFNAEPVAAFFDAMVLGDGEEAMVALLAAVERAKEGGLSKAELLDSLTGIPGLYVPSLFEDQGPGKPLKPLKEGYETVEKAVVDDLNRAPFPTGQVIPFGAIHDRLTMEIARGCTRGCRFCQAGMIYRPVRERSLNGLDAILTNGLDETGYEETSMLSLSTGDFSGLDSLFTRSFDKCAAEQISISLPSLRVGSLSAPIMERISSIRRTGATIAPEAGSQRLRDVINKGVDEAGLIEHVRLLFDNGWQGVKLYFMIGLPTETDEDLDAILDLCLKVRDAAGRHIKRLQVSAAVSPFVPKPHTPFQWEPQIPLDEIYRRIDHLRNIFRPHKRISIKYHEPEMTSLEGVFSRGDRRLAEVVERAYAKGALFSSWKDHLRLAPYREAMDEAGLDWNEYTGPRDPEGPLPWDHLSSGLTKRFLLKERERSLAGKITDDCRYGACRNCGVCQFDGRVSTLTGQAGDKDIRPRLVFPQRDQEGEQPPYTVEKPDLTGKAAHYRVWYEKTGPAAFLSQLELQAVFERAFRRARLPMAFSAGFHPMPRLSFGKALPVGVESLSEWINVFLREDFGPDEVVERLGRNMPKGLVVRSAQRLSMGRKQAQAVEEVYELRFVRDNGRRLEQWRAFMASEHHFIEKKTKKGKPRQVDLRPMVREAAEAGDGLTLVMDWREEYMSPLALCATVMEDAGLLDFRLTKTEQRFAPEPGGDA, encoded by the coding sequence ATGAAAGAACTGCTGCCCATTCTCCCCCGTCCCTCGCGCTACATCGGCAGCGAATGGGGCGCCGTGTTCAAGGACCCGTCCACCGTGACCGTGCGGTGTGCCCTGGCTTTCCCCGACATGTACGAGGTGGGCATGTCCTATCTCGGCCAGAAAATATTGTCCGAGGCCCTGAACGCGCAGCCGAATTTCTGGGCCGAGCGGGTCTTCACGCCTGACGAGGAGGCCGGGGCTATCCTGCGCGAGCACGACGCGCCCCTGGCCACCCTGGAGTCCGATACCCCGCTCAAGGACATGGATGTGGTAGGCTTCAGCCTGACCCACGAGCTGTGCTACACCAACATCCTGTACATGCTGGACCTGGCGGGCATCCCGCTGCGCAGCGCGGACCGGAAGGAGCCCTGCCCGCTCATCGTGGCGGGCGGCGGCGCGGCCTTCAACGCCGAGCCCGTGGCCGCGTTCTTCGACGCCATGGTCCTGGGCGACGGCGAGGAGGCCATGGTTGCGCTCCTGGCCGCCGTGGAACGGGCCAAGGAAGGCGGGCTGTCCAAGGCGGAACTGCTGGATTCCCTGACCGGAATTCCGGGCCTGTACGTGCCGTCTTTGTTCGAGGACCAGGGGCCGGGCAAGCCGCTGAAACCGCTCAAGGAAGGATACGAGACCGTGGAAAAGGCCGTGGTGGACGATTTGAACCGCGCCCCGTTCCCCACGGGCCAGGTCATCCCCTTCGGGGCCATCCACGACCGGCTGACCATGGAGATCGCCCGGGGCTGCACGCGCGGCTGCCGGTTCTGCCAGGCGGGCATGATCTACCGCCCGGTGCGCGAGCGCTCCCTCAACGGCCTGGACGCCATCCTGACCAACGGCCTGGACGAGACCGGGTACGAGGAGACCTCCATGCTGTCGCTGTCCACCGGCGACTTTTCGGGCCTGGACTCGCTCTTCACCCGCAGCTTCGACAAATGCGCTGCCGAACAGATTTCCATCTCCCTGCCGTCCCTGAGGGTCGGTTCCCTGTCCGCGCCGATCATGGAGCGCATCTCGTCAATCCGGCGCACGGGCGCGACCATCGCCCCGGAAGCGGGCAGCCAACGGCTGCGGGACGTGATCAACAAGGGCGTGGACGAGGCCGGTCTCATCGAGCACGTCCGGCTGCTCTTCGACAACGGCTGGCAGGGAGTGAAGCTCTATTTCATGATCGGCCTGCCCACCGAAACGGACGAGGACCTGGACGCCATCCTGGACCTCTGCCTCAAGGTGCGCGACGCGGCCGGAAGACATATCAAGAGGCTGCAGGTCTCGGCCGCGGTCTCGCCCTTCGTGCCCAAGCCGCACACCCCGTTCCAGTGGGAGCCACAGATTCCGCTGGACGAGATTTACCGGCGCATCGACCATCTGCGGAATATCTTCAGGCCGCACAAGCGCATTTCCATCAAGTACCACGAGCCCGAGATGACCTCCCTGGAAGGGGTTTTCTCGCGCGGCGACCGCCGGTTGGCCGAAGTGGTCGAGCGGGCCTACGCCAAGGGCGCGCTCTTTTCCAGCTGGAAGGACCACCTGCGCCTTGCGCCCTACCGCGAGGCCATGGACGAGGCCGGACTCGACTGGAACGAATACACCGGTCCGCGCGACCCGGAAGGCCCCCTGCCCTGGGACCATCTGTCCAGCGGCCTGACCAAGCGGTTCCTGCTCAAGGAACGCGAACGCTCCCTGGCCGGAAAGATCACCGACGACTGCCGCTACGGGGCGTGCCGCAACTGCGGCGTCTGCCAGTTCGACGGCCGGGTCTCGACCCTGACGGGTCAGGCCGGAGACAAGGACATCCGGCCCAGACTGGTATTTCCGCAGCGGGACCAGGAGGGCGAACAGCCGCCCTATACCGTGGAAAAGCCGGACCTGACCGGCAAGGCCGCCCACTACCGGGTGTGGTATGAGAAGACCGGCCCGGCCGCCTTCCTCAGCCAACTGGAGCTGCAGGCCGTGTTCGAGCGGGCCTTCCGCCGGGCGCGGCTGCCCATGGCCTTTTCCGCCGGATTCCATCCCATGCCGAGGCTGTCCTTCGGCAAGGCGCTGCCTGTGGGCGTGGAGAGCCTGAGCGAGTGGATCAACGTGTTCCTGCGCGAGGACTTCGGGCCGGACGAGGTGGTTGAACGCCTCGGACGGAACATGCCCAAGGGACTCGTCGTCCGGAGCGCGCAGCGGCTGTCCATGGGCCGCAAGCAGGCCCAGGCCGTGGAAGAGGTCTATGAGCTGCGCTTTGTCCGCGACAACGGGCGGCGCCTGGAGCAGTGGAGGGCGTTCATGGCCTCGGAACACCATTTCATCGAGAAGAAGACCAAGAAGGGCAAGCCCAGGCAGGTGGATCTGCGGCCCATGGTCCGCGAGGCCGCCGAGGCCGGAGACGGCTTGACCCTGGTCATGGACTGGCGGGAGGAATACATGAGCCCGCTGGCCCTGTGCGCCACGGTCATGGAGGACGCCGGGCTGCTCGACTTCCGCCTGACCAAGACCGAACAGCGTTTCGCCCCGGAGCCCGGCGGGGACGCCTAG
- a CDS encoding glycosyltransferase family 9 protein: MNVLIINLTRFGDLIQTQPVIAGFKSRGHRVGLVCLSNFASAAALLTGVDRVFAFPGAGLLAGLDQDWRLAVRDLDGFRQSVFEEFLPGETVNLTPSVSSRLLAYGLTPENGRTTGFTVDEFGFNADTSTWAAFLQLAGANRGASPFNVCDLFRRAAGLDREGNELVLAAPDEPALARAGELLSAQGGAQGFVALQLGASEERRRWPVDYFRETARRLYERDGLVPVLLGARGEAGLGERFAEGAPFPLVNCMGRTSLTELAGVLGRSRVLLTNDTGTMHLAAGLGVPLCAVFLATAQPWDTGPYRAGNICLEPDMDCHPCAFGAACPRDEGCRWAVTPEAMYACAKAVMDGADPKAVPGTRIWRTRTGADGFMELESLSGHDGSDRAVWIALQRAHFAAFLDGRTIAGPTGLGTRLGPDMRQELSKTLTSARDMLFLLSQQGALLRVNPRPQAKTKFLASWQRVQNILSSSNYLNILALLWMFESQRQGEDLASLLLVAERHLGLLTALLDELA, from the coding sequence GTGAACGTCCTGATTATCAATCTGACCCGCTTCGGCGATCTCATCCAGACCCAGCCCGTGATCGCCGGTTTCAAGAGCCGCGGGCACCGGGTGGGGCTGGTCTGCCTGTCCAACTTCGCTTCGGCGGCCGCGTTGCTGACCGGCGTGGACCGGGTTTTCGCCTTTCCCGGAGCCGGGCTGCTCGCCGGTCTGGACCAGGATTGGCGGCTGGCCGTGCGCGACCTGGACGGGTTCCGACAGTCCGTGTTCGAGGAGTTTTTGCCCGGCGAGACCGTGAACCTGACGCCGTCGGTCTCCTCGCGTCTACTGGCCTATGGCCTGACCCCGGAGAACGGCAGGACCACGGGCTTCACAGTGGACGAGTTCGGCTTCAATGCGGACACCTCCACCTGGGCCGCGTTTCTGCAACTGGCCGGGGCCAACCGGGGGGCCAGCCCGTTCAACGTCTGCGATCTCTTTCGCCGGGCCGCCGGATTGGACCGCGAGGGCAACGAGTTGGTTCTGGCCGCGCCGGACGAACCGGCCCTGGCCCGCGCCGGCGAGCTGCTGTCAGCGCAGGGAGGGGCGCAAGGATTTGTCGCCTTGCAGCTCGGGGCCAGCGAGGAGCGCCGCCGCTGGCCCGTGGACTATTTTCGCGAGACCGCCCGCAGGCTGTACGAGCGCGACGGCCTGGTGCCGGTCCTGCTCGGCGCCCGGGGCGAGGCCGGGCTGGGCGAGCGGTTCGCCGAGGGTGCTCCCTTCCCGCTCGTCAACTGCATGGGCAGGACCTCCCTGACCGAACTGGCCGGGGTGCTGGGCCGCAGCCGGGTACTGTTGACCAACGACACCGGGACCATGCATCTGGCTGCGGGGCTGGGCGTGCCGCTGTGCGCGGTCTTCCTGGCCACGGCCCAGCCGTGGGACACCGGGCCGTACCGGGCGGGCAACATCTGCCTGGAGCCGGACATGGACTGCCATCCGTGCGCCTTTGGCGCGGCCTGCCCCCGCGATGAGGGCTGCCGCTGGGCCGTGACCCCGGAGGCCATGTACGCCTGCGCCAAGGCGGTGATGGACGGCGCGGATCCCAAGGCCGTGCCCGGCACGCGCATCTGGCGCACCAGAACCGGCGCGGACGGGTTCATGGAGCTTGAGTCCCTGTCCGGGCACGACGGTTCGGACCGGGCCGTGTGGATCGCCCTGCAGCGGGCGCACTTCGCCGCCTTCCTGGACGGCCGGACCATCGCCGGGCCCACCGGGCTGGGCACGCGGCTGGGGCCGGACATGCGCCAGGAGTTGTCCAAAACTTTGACGAGCGCGCGGGACATGCTCTTCCTGCTTTCCCAGCAGGGGGCGCTGCTGCGCGTGAATCCCCGGCCCCAGGCCAAGACCAAGTTCCTGGCTTCCTGGCAGCGTGTGCAGAATATCTTGTCTTCAAGCAATTACTTGAATATATTGGCGTTGTTGTGGATGTTCGAAAGCCAGCGCCAGGGCGAAGACCTCGCCTCGCTGCTGTTGGTTGCCGAACGCCATCTCGGGCTCCTGACCGCCCTGTTGGACGAATTGGCCTGA
- a CDS encoding sodium/solute symporter: protein MELGYQIPVTALLLIGAMLAFTVVTTFMFRSQKTSADYYLAGRKVNSFINASAISSDYLSAASFLGVAGVAFLFGFDGIIYALGFFVGYIALLLFLASPLRKFGRYTVPDFVSERFHSKTARILGVIGVLFISLFYMAPQMLGAGKVMGLLLNLDYSTSIIIIACIITFYVTVGGMKATTVNQLVQFWILFGAMFLLAFIPFMLKGLTYTDVVKFLAEFKGSTPITGKEFDGAAYTSPAYWLTSLKDTLSLLLALMFGTAGLPHILVRFYTAPDGKAARRTVIYVLFLIGMFYILSPYVGHVIRYVFLQGEAMGVSPHLMQWLADNGKNLAVPVAGSYFGGQVLLGIVVAGAFAAILSTVAGLIIASAGAIGHDLVVNVFNPNMPERSRVKVARVASIAVGLLGIPLGFWAESMQIAILVGLAFAIAASTFFPVLVMGVWWPRMTKGGACAGLVTGIVGSFFMILGKGMLPHFLQYNNPGGFVMILSFIAIYTVSKMEYAAKGETALPHDTMEVMTLLHGPEQA, encoded by the coding sequence ATGGAACTCGGATATCAGATACCGGTCACGGCCCTGCTGCTCATCGGGGCCATGCTGGCCTTTACCGTGGTCACCACCTTCATGTTCCGCAGCCAGAAAACATCCGCCGACTATTATCTGGCCGGACGCAAGGTCAATTCCTTCATCAACGCCTCGGCCATCTCCTCGGACTACCTGTCCGCCGCCTCGTTCCTGGGCGTGGCCGGCGTGGCCTTCCTGTTCGGCTTCGACGGGATCATCTACGCCCTTGGCTTCTTCGTGGGCTACATCGCCCTGCTCCTCTTCCTGGCCAGCCCCCTGCGCAAATTCGGCCGCTACACCGTGCCCGACTTCGTGTCCGAGCGCTTCCACTCCAAGACCGCGCGCATCCTCGGCGTGATCGGCGTGCTCTTCATCTCGCTCTTCTACATGGCCCCGCAGATGCTCGGCGCGGGCAAGGTCATGGGGCTCTTGCTCAACCTGGACTATTCCACGTCCATCATCATCATCGCCTGCATCATCACCTTCTACGTCACCGTGGGCGGCATGAAGGCCACCACCGTCAACCAGCTGGTCCAGTTCTGGATCCTGTTCGGGGCCATGTTCCTGCTGGCCTTCATCCCCTTCATGCTCAAGGGATTGACCTACACCGACGTGGTCAAGTTCCTGGCCGAATTCAAGGGCAGCACGCCCATCACCGGCAAGGAGTTCGACGGGGCCGCCTACACCAGCCCGGCATACTGGCTGACCAGCCTCAAGGACACCCTGTCCCTGCTCCTCGCGCTCATGTTCGGTACCGCCGGGCTGCCGCACATCCTGGTCCGCTTCTACACCGCCCCGGACGGCAAGGCCGCCCGCAGGACCGTCATCTACGTGCTTTTCCTCATCGGCATGTTCTACATCCTGAGCCCCTACGTGGGCCACGTCATCCGCTACGTCTTCCTGCAGGGCGAGGCCATGGGCGTGTCCCCGCACCTGATGCAGTGGCTGGCCGACAACGGCAAGAACCTGGCCGTGCCCGTGGCGGGCTCCTACTTCGGCGGACAGGTCCTGCTCGGCATCGTGGTGGCCGGTGCCTTCGCCGCCATCCTGTCCACCGTGGCCGGGCTGATCATCGCCTCGGCCGGGGCCATCGGCCACGACTTGGTGGTCAATGTCTTCAACCCGAACATGCCCGAACGCTCCCGCGTCAAGGTCGCCCGCGTGGCCTCCATCGCCGTGGGGCTGCTCGGCATCCCGCTGGGCTTCTGGGCCGAGTCCATGCAGATCGCCATCCTCGTGGGACTGGCCTTCGCCATCGCCGCGTCCACCTTCTTCCCGGTCCTGGTCATGGGCGTGTGGTGGCCCAGGATGACCAAGGGCGGGGCGTGCGCCGGACTGGTCACCGGCATCGTCGGCTCGTTCTTCATGATTCTGGGCAAGGGCATGCTGCCGCACTTCCTGCAGTACAACAACCCCGGCGGGTTCGTCATGATCCTGTCCTTCATCGCCATCTACACCGTGTCCAAGATGGAATACGCCGCCAAGGGCGAAACGGCCCTGCCGCACGACACCATGGAGGTCATGACCCTGCTCCACGGCCCCGAACAGGCATAA